From the genome of Nasonia vitripennis strain AsymCx chromosome 1, Nvit_psr_1.1, whole genome shotgun sequence, one region includes:
- the LOC100121390 gene encoding intraflagellar transport protein 172 homolog: MLLKHLASVLPSHDSENRVVAIAWSPNNLKLAVASTDRSIYLFDDKGVRKDRFSTKPVDSKNGKKSYLVRGIAFSPESTKIAVGQTDNIVYVYKIGEEWGAKKVICNKFPQSSAVTCIAWPSEGPIVIGLADGKIRAAVAKANKAQTLYAADSMAIALAVNTRGTGFLSSHADGSVIRYYVAEDGAAEPVGRVLTHPVPVYALAWPQSHIVAGGCDKKLVFYDSRGKPTKSIDYARDSGNTEKDLSVACCSPSGQSVAVGSWDKVRIFDWSPRRNVWEENNSKSLTNFYTVTALAWRKDGSKLVVGSLCGAVEMFETILRRTLLRGSHEVSYVGPSQVVIRSLEGKSRPVVVKSNSGAEIEDVKVMGRSDNRVVARTPISLLICDIDQNLLSEIPWEDKNGSEKFFFDYPGVCLIFCAGELTIVEYGRNEILGAVRTEAINPHVVSVRINERRLPGQPDNKRLAYLLDPRTVRVVDLANGNVEVALVVHDARIDWLELSETGRRLLSRDKRGKLWLSDDQGGHTLLLNGTSYVSWVVGSDVVVAQSGSNLAVWYNVDAPDAATFIPIKGETMDIVREGGRTSVLVDDNGVEVAYLLDEGLIEFGTALHDNDFGRVVLFLEELGDRPQTEAMWENVANNAMNERALTVAARCYAALGDAACVRLLKEIVEIGERYAEDNLGSDPLDCPDCWAKMAILKGELRTAEAIYLVQNDLTKALEMYQRYWHWEDALNLAQERKWSGLAQLTDKHMAWLMDTGQKAKAASLIESNNPRKAIKLYLEAKRPGRAARLVLSQDELIADEKLVGDIVRALRAQELMELAGEIYERTGDFHAAIEAYGQSGVFVRALELARKTEPNSVVKLEKDWGHHLMSGAQYDAAINHFIEAGETSLALNAAVLAHQWKKALQIIQVIDVDDDPEIRGHCERMAEHFASTNDLGLAERLYLRAGLARRAVEAYAAANNWQRVQELAQTELDPAEANELLAGYANDLRDKNDYRHAEALLAATEQYDEAIAMYKQAGMRQDMVRLVAKFRPELLKETHAHLAKELVKAGKPKEAEEHFLGANNWRGAVDAYRSANMWEDALRVAKQSSGDKAAQQVALMWSRTLAPELGARVLARLDYLDACLQLACEANYFDWALEIVKYGSVEQQRDVHYRYAMALEDEGRFSDAEREFLKADKAMEAVQMYIHTREWDAAEYVAQNHCQEGLSQVLVARASEAAEAQDYATAESLLLRAHKPEIIIDHYKNAGMWSEAMRVCREYLPSQEAALRRELGQRTSSVDNGGSSQAVLEEARHWLEVGEVRAALEVLLRDPRAPQTVLLQAAEILLQRAEPELAAELGGDLGSRLFSCGEHALAAQVFLQADRIKDAVSALAAVGDWAKARRVVRELAPDLEIYLEDLYREAMIKEGQVENLVRVDANAALDMLMRKGQWNQVFETAKTQGATVLHKYVAIRAAQLLKSDSVIDAVQLYSQHGAPPISQNFNLYYHLGESVLNSNETCNEYVYLAKLRNVMLNLVRSLDTSVSTVASKFDRVLRCAHYSAVRCASRQLGGSDLSGIVLKTSVGLLRYTDILLADRAYYEAGSEARKAGLSSEAFVFLNHFLDLEECIEEGDGSVLDVDDLRVTDFPLEVPLPPSLSLSREDREEVREWVLTVSMDQRVEQGLPVDQRGVYVGSLTSHATDLVKPLVECALTGYPVRGASVQFEAGRKLAAREDWNKFVAAARQTPGDSALNDVLSFVQDWCGTAPNYTF, encoded by the exons ATGCTCCTGAAGCACTTGGCATCGGTCTTGCCGTCGCAC GATTCGGAGAATCGAGTGGTGGCTATCGCTTGGTCACCGAATAACTTGAAACTAGCCGTCGCCTCGACAGACCGCTCCATTTACTTGTTCGACGACAAGGGAGTGAGGAAAGATCGATTTTCCACGAAACCCGTCGATTCCAAG AACGGCAAAAAGAGTTACCTGGTGAGGGGCATTGCTTTCTCGCCGGAATCGACGAAGATCGCCGTCGGACAGACCGACAACATCGTCTACGTTTACAAGATCGGCGAAGAATG GGGCGCGAAGAAGGTGATCTGCAACAAATTTCCGCAAAGCTCCGCGGTGACCTGCATAGCATGGCCGAGCGAGGGGCCGATCGTAATCGGTTTGGCCGATGGCAAGATACGCGCTGCCGTCGCCAAGGCCAACAAGGCCCAGACTCTCTACGCCGCCGATTCCATGGCGATCGCTTTGGCCGTCAA CACAAGAGGAACGGGCTTCCTCTCGAGTCACGCTGACGGCAGCGTCATCCGCTACTACGTGGCGGAGGACGGCGCGGCGGAACCGGTGGGTCGTGTTCTGACGCATCCCGTCCCGGTCTACGCACTGGCTTGGCCGCAGTCGCACATCGTCGCCGGTGGTTGCGACAAGAAGCTCGTCTTTTACGACTCGCGTGGTAAACCCACCAAGAGCATCGACTACGCTCGCGATTCCGGGAACACTGAGAAGGATCTCAGTGTCGCCTGCTGCAGTCCCAGTGGACAGAGCGTCGCCGTCGGCTCCTGGGACAag GTGAGGATCTTTGATTGGAGTCCCCGGAGGAACGTTTGGGAGGAAAACAATTCCAAGAGCCTGACTAACTTTTACACAGTCACTGCACTAGCATGGAGGAAAGACG GTTCGAAGCTAGTGGTCGGCAGTCTGTGCGGCGCAGTGGAGATGTTCGAGACGATTCTGCGTCGAACGCTGTTACGAGGCAGCCACGAGGTCTCGTACGTCGGGCCCAGCCAGGTGGTGATCCGCTCGCTGGAAGGCAAGTCGCGACCCGTCGTCGTCAAGTCCAACAGCGGAGCCGAGATCGAGGACGTCAAGGTCATGGGTCGTAGCGACAACCGCGTCGTCGCCAGGACGCCCATCTCTCTGCTCATCTGCGACATCGATCAGAACCTGCTCAGCGAGATACCCTGGGAGGATAAGAACG GCAGCGAGAAGTTCTTCTTCGACTACCCGGGCGTCTGTCTGATCTTCTGCGCGGGCGAATTGACCATCGTGGAGTACGGGCGCAACGAAATCCTAGGCGCGGTGCGCACCGAGGCGATTAACCCTCACGTGGTGAGCGTCCGCATAAACGAGCGACGACTGCCCGGTCAGCCAGACAACAAACGACTGGCTTACCTACTCGATCCGCGAACTGTCCGCGTTGTCGATCTGGCCAACGGCAACGTCGAAGTGGCTCTCGTCGTACACGACGCGCGCATCGACTGGCTGGAGCTCAGCGAGACCGGAAGGAGGCTGTTGTCCAGGGACAAGCGTGGCAAGCTCTGGCTCAGCGACGATCAAG GAGGTCATACACTGCTGCTGAACGGTACGAGCTACGTCAGCTGGGTGGTGGGTTCAGACGTGGTGGTGGCGCAGTCCGGGTCCAACCTCGCAGTGTGGTACAACGTGGACGCCCCGGACGCCGCGACATTCATTCCTATAAAGGGCGAGACCATGGACATAGTGCGAGAGGGTGGTCGGACCTCCGTTCTCGTGGACGATAATGGAGTGGAAGTCGCCTACCTGCTCGATGAGGGTCTCATCGAGTTCGGCACTGCTCTGCACGACAACGACTTTGGCAGAGTCGTGCTGTTCCTCGAGGAACTCGGAGACAGACCTCAGACCGAAGCCATGTGGGAGAACGTTGCAAACAATGCTATGAATGAAAG AGCGTTAACAGTGGCAGCTCGCTGCTACGCCGCGCTAGGGGACGCTGCATGCGTGCGTCTGCTGAAAGAGATCGTGGAGATCGGCGAACGCTACGCCGAGGATAATCTAGGCTCCGATCCTCTCGACTGCCCCGACTGCTGGGCCAAGATGGCCATACTCAAGGGTGAGCTCAGGACAGCCGAGGCCATCTACCTCGTGCAGAACGATCTGACCAAGGCCCTGGAGATGTACCAGCGCTACTGGCATTGGGAGGACGCACTCAACCTTGCGCAGGAACGGAAGTGGAGCGGCCTGGCGCAGCTTAC GGACAAGCACATGGCCTGGCTCATGGATACCGGCCAGAAGGCCAAGGCGGCGAGTTTGATCGAGTCGAATAATCCACGAAAGGCCATCAAGCTTTACTTGGAGGCAAAGCGTCCTGGTCGGGCCGCACGGCTAGTGCTCAGTCAAGACGAGCTCATCGCCGACGAGAAGCTCGTGGGCGACATCGTGCGCGCCCTCAGGGCTCAGGAACTCATGGAGCTCGCCGGTGAGATCTACGAGCGGACGGGTGACTTCCACGCCGCCATCGAGGCTTATGGACAGTCCGGCGTCTTCGTTCGGGCTCTAGAACTTG CGAGGAAAACGGAACCGAACTCAGTGGTGAAGCTCGAGAAGGACTGGGGTCATCACCTGATGTCCGGCGCACAGTACGACGCGGCCATCAACCACTTCATCGAGGCCGGGGAAACGTCTTTGGCGCTCAACGCTGCAGTGCTAGCTCACCAGTGGAAAAAGGCTCTACAAATAATTCAGGTAATCGATGTGGACGACGACCCGGAGATCCGCGGCCACTGCGAGCGCATGGCCGAGCATTTCGCCTCGACCAACGACCTGGGTCTAGCCGAACGCCTGTACCTGCGAGCAGGCCTGGCGCGTCGTGCGGTCGAGGCCTACGCCGCAGCTAACAACTGGCAGCGCGTCCAAGAACTGGCCCAAACAGAGCTTGACCCTGCCGAGGCGAACGAGCTCCTTGCAGGTTATGCGAACGATCTCCGAGACAAGAATGACTATCGCCACGCGGAGGCTTTGCTCGCGGCCACCGAACAATACGACGAGGCTATAGCTATGTACAAGCAGGCTGGAATGAGGCAGGATATGGTCCGGCTAGTAGCTAAGTTCAG GCCAGAGCTACTGAAGGAGACACACGCCCACCTGGCGAAGGAACTGGTAAAAGCAGGCAAGCCGAAAGAGGCCGAGGAGCACTTCCTTGGTGCCAACAACTGGCGCGGAGCCGTTGACGCTTATCGCTCGGCTAATATGTGGGAAGATGCGCTGAGGGTCGCGAAACAATCCTCCGGCGATAAAGCTGCCCAGCAG GTCGCGCTGATGTGGTCGCGGACACTGGCGCCAGAGCTCGGCGCTCGAGTCCTCGCGAGATTGGACTACTTGGACGCCTGCCTGCAGCTGGCTTGCGAAGCAAACTATTTCGACTGGGCTCTGGAGATCGTGAAATATGGTAGCGTAGAGCAACAGCGCGATGTGCACTATCGATACGCCATGGCCCTCGAGGACGAGGGACGTTTCTCCGACGCCGAACGCGAATTTCTCAAAG CCGACAAAGCAATGGAGGCGGTGCAGATGTACATCCACACGCGCGAATGGGATGCGGCCGAGTACGTGGCTCAGAACCACTGCCAGGAAGGCCTGTCCCAGGTTTTAGTCGCCAGAGCCTCGGAGGCAGCGGAAGCGCAGGACTACGCGACCGCAGAGTCCTTGCTGCTGCGCGCTCACAAGCCTGAAATCATCATCGACCATTACAAG AACGCGGGCATGTGGTCCGAAGCGATGCGCGTCTGTCGCGAGTACCTCCCGAGCCAAGAGGCAGCCCTACGTCGCGAACTGGGTCAACGCACCAGCTCGGTGGACAACGGTGGCAGCAGTCAGGCGGTCCTCGAAGAGGCTCGTCACTGGCTCGAAGTTGGAGAGGTCCGGGCCGCCCTCGAGGTCCTCCTTCGTGACCCACGAGCACCTCAAACAGTGCTGCTCCAAGCGGCAGAGATACTACTGCAGCGCGCCGAGCCTGAACTGGCAGCTGAACTCGGCGGCGACCTCGGATCTAGACTCTTCTCCTGCGGCGAACACGCGCTGGCCGCTCAGGTCTTCCTCCAAGCCGACAGAATCAAGGACGCCGTCAGCGCACTCGCTGCTGTAGGAGACTGGGCCAAGGCCAGGAGAGTCGTTCGAGAGCTCGCTCCGGACTTGGAGATCTACCTGGAGGATTTGTACAGGGAAGCGATGATCAAGGAGGGACAGGTGGAGAACCTGGTGAGGGTCGATGCGAACGCTGCGCTGGATATGCTCATGCGGAAGGGACAGTGGAACCAGGTCTTCGAGACTGCAAAGACTCAAG GTGCGACAGTGCTGCATAAGTACGTAGCCATACGCGCTGCCCAGCTCCTCAAGTCTGACAGCGTGATCGACGCGGTTCAACTCTACTCGCAACACGGCGCGCCTCCGATCAGTCAGAACTTCAATCTGTACTACCACCTGGGCGAGTCTGTCTTAAATTCGAACGAGACCTGCAACGAATACGTTTATCTGGCCAAGCTGCGGAACGTCATGCTCAACCTTGTCAGAAGCTTGGACACATCGGTATCGACC GTGGCGAGTAAATTCGACAGGGTGCTTCGCTGTGCCCACTACTCGGCAGTGCGGTGCGCGAGCCGTCAGCTGGGCGGTTCGGATTTGAGTGGCATCGTGCTCAAGACCTCGGTAGGCCTGCTCCGTTACACGGACATTCTGCTGGCTGACCGGGCCTACTACGAAGCCGGTAGCGAGGCCCGCAAGGCCGGACTCAGCAGCGAGGCATTCGTCTTCCTCAATCATTTCCTCGACCTCGAGGAGTGCATAGAAGAGGGCGACGGTAGCGTTCTCG ACGTGGACGATTTACGCGTGACGGACTTTCCACTAGAAGTACCTCTTCCACCCTCCCTAAGCCTGAGCCGAGAGGACCGCGAGGAGGTTCGTGAATGGGTGCTCACCGTTTCGATGGACCAGCGAGTGGAACAGGGTCTGCCGGTAGACCAACGAGGCGTGTACGTCGGCTCGCTAACCAGTCACGCGACCGATTTGGTCAAGCCTCTCGTCGAGTGCGCTTTGACGGGGTATCCGGTTCGCGGGGCCTCGGTTCAATTCGAAGCTGGTCGCAAGCTTGCGGCCCGAGAGGATTGGAACAAGTTCGTTGCCGCCGCTAGACAGACACCCGGAGACTCAGCGCTCAACGACGTGCTCAGTTTCGTGCAGGACTGGTGCGGTACGGCGCCTAATTATACgttttaa